A genomic region of Manihot esculenta cultivar AM560-2 chromosome 15, M.esculenta_v8, whole genome shotgun sequence contains the following coding sequences:
- the LOC110608272 gene encoding uncharacterized abhydrolase domain-containing protein DDB_G0269086-like — protein MDQIKPSKNLILSRESMNTALDTLRAGRSGKKATQEVAKTISTRTPPRASRSPRTSTEGAKKAPKDTAGLSVGVELERADSTLLPGEAPEGTIETPVTEETAPGEEAGVIFVDEDVIEAAGEDALVVRNILVKASETRTAEDALPQKESSGVPKEIFGRTASKRPLHSDAHALVPKKFRAPRRPDPALPPLEKKKTSVVPLLFASNNDILNAEDITHKSPASVVAEIIGERMFGGITTASDPRLLALSGLLASSTQEQAAFRARSREDLGNTARELLLMVTGIFMEMDARDRVLRESMDRRIEEARLEENLSATSDARGNLAAIREDYKSLQVDLCMALEARKKAEGETAEAQKHAQSLEAELSHARRVLKESDERAAAAERDEAVSQKEEVQRQNEQLKADFDVALAQRNEALARVVVLEQELSKQTDNVKGLTLAAEESQLQNQQLCQQFESMEKKCSALLEEAKLAEDRVQLECEERLREYKESPELKDEIKQACEVRL, from the exons ATGGATCAGATCAAGCCCTCGAAGAACCTTATACTGTCTCGCGAGAGCATGAACACGGCTCTGGACACCCTCCGGGCTGGGCGATCGGGGAAAAAAGCTACCCAGGAGGTGGCCAAGACTATTTCTACTAGGACG CCTCCTCGAGCTTCCCGGTCCCCACGAACTTCCACTGAGGGGGCGAAGAAAGCTCCAAAAGACACCGCTGGGTTATCCGTGGGCGTCGAGTTGGAGAGAGCggactcaactttgcttcctggGGAGGCCCCTGAGGGGACAATCGAGACCCCTGTAACTGAAGAGACGGCTCCTGGAGAGGAAGCGGGGGTCATCTTTGTGGATGAGGATGTGATAGAAGCCGCTGGTGAGGATGCTCTGGTTGTTAGGAATATCCTCGTGAAGGCTTCTGAGACTAGAACGGCTGAGGATGCTCTTCCCCAAAAGGAGTCCTCAGGTGTTCCTAAAGAAATTTTTGGGAGGACGGCGAGCAAGCGTCCTCTCCACTCTGATGCTCATGCCCTAGTTCCTAAGAAGTTTCGAGCTCCTCGACGCCCGGATCCCGCTTTACCTCCACTCGAGAAGAAGAAAACCTCGGTGGTGCCCCTGCTGTTCGCTTCTAACAATGACATTTTGAATGCGGAGGACATCACCCACAAGTCCCCGGCGAGTGTGGTCGCCGAGATAATCGGGGAACGAATGTTTGGTGGGATCACGACGGCTTCAGATCCTCGCCTGCTAGCTCTCTCCGGCCTCCTGGCCAGCTCTACACAAGAGCAGGCGGCCTTCCGAGCTCGGTCCAGAGAGGACCTAGGGAATACTGCTAGGGAGCTGCTCTTGATG GTCACAGGTATATTCATGGAGATGGATGCCCGGGATCGCGTTCTCAGGGAATCTATGGACCGCCGTATCGAAGAGGCTCGCCTTGAGGAGAACTTATCCGCGACCAGCGATGCCCGAGGCAATCTCGCCGCTATCCGGGAAGACTACAAGTCCCTCCAGGTTGATTTGTGCATGGCCTTGGAGGCTCGTAAGAAGGCTGAGGGGGAGACAGCTGAGGCACAAAAGCATGCCCAGTCCCTGGAAGCGGAGTTGTCTCACGCCAGGAGGGTTCTCAAGGaatctgatgagagggcagctgcagcaGAG AGAGACGAGGCCGTGAGCCAGAAGGAGGAGGTCCAGCGCCAGAATGAGCAATTAaaggcagattttgatgtcGCGTTGGCTCAAAGGAATGAAGCTCTAGCTCGGGTCGTGGTTCtggagcaggagctgagcaagcAAACTGATAACGTTAAGGGCTTGACTTTGGCGGCAGAGGAGTCTCAACTTCAGAATCAGCAGCTCTGCCAACAATTCGAATCCATGGAGAAGAAGTGCTCGGCCCTGCTTGAAGAGGCCAAGCTGGCTGAAGATAGGGTCCAGCTGGAGTGCGAGGAGCGCTTGAGGGAGTACAAGGAGTCCCCTGAGTTGAAGGACGAGATCAAGCAGGCCTGTGAAGTTCGTCTCTAG